The Yoonia sp. SS1-5 genome contains a region encoding:
- a CDS encoding GntR family transcriptional regulator has product MTSHGPLALAADEETAETTSSSIYSRIRHDILSGVLQANSRLKISELARRHDTSTNPVREALQQLRGEGLVLFTPNQGARVRPIDMEFVRDVAEVGYQLEPYLLRLYVETASTDDIAELDKIQAEIGELNFTDRERHTMLDRRFHETMYERHYNRVAFGVWNQHREIMGSISTRIPIAMGRQEAILREHRSLIDAIKRQDVDGAIAVLSQHIGDAGRHLVDQLRIEQTRATRNRSA; this is encoded by the coding sequence ATGACAAGTCACGGACCACTCGCATTGGCGGCAGATGAAGAAACTGCCGAAACGACCTCCAGCTCGATCTATTCCCGGATCCGGCACGATATCCTTTCAGGTGTCTTGCAGGCAAATTCGCGGTTGAAAATCTCCGAGCTTGCCCGCCGGCACGACACCTCGACCAACCCGGTGCGCGAAGCCTTGCAGCAGTTGCGCGGTGAGGGGTTGGTGCTATTTACCCCAAATCAGGGGGCGCGGGTCCGACCCATCGACATGGAATTTGTGCGCGACGTGGCCGAGGTGGGTTACCAGCTCGAACCCTATCTGTTGCGGCTTTATGTCGAGACGGCCAGCACCGACGACATCGCCGAGCTGGACAAGATACAGGCCGAGATCGGAGAGCTGAACTTTACCGATCGCGAGCGCCACACAATGCTGGACCGGCGGTTTCACGAAACCATGTATGAACGGCACTATAATCGTGTGGCGTTTGGCGTCTGGAACCAGCATCGCGAGATCATGGGGTCGATCAGTACCCGCATCCCTATCGCCATGGGCCGTCAGGAGGCCATCCTGCGCGAGCATCGTAGCCTGATTGACGCCATCAAGCGGCAGGATGTCGATGGCGCGATTGCTGTACTCAGCCAGCATATCGGTGATGCCGGGCGGCATCTGGTTGACCAGCTCCGGATTGAGCAGACCCGCGCCACCCGCAACCGCAGTGCCTGA
- a CDS encoding formylglycine-generating enzyme family protein, translating into MPEKACCQPPSPPRPAAQTRRLPRTDRSGRRDPDVVHVPGGRALLGTARPLIVPDAEGPLTHKRVRDLWWERGAVSIAAYRAFVDATGHVTLAEQFGWSFVFHTHLPGGAAGTEGIDGLEWWRKINGASWARPFGPDVTDIDETLPATHIAWDDARAYAAWMGGRLPKEAEWEHAARGGLGDVRYPWGDDDPDDTTFLPCNIWQGHFPMQDTGADGFAGPAPVLALAPNGYGLHHMVGNVWEWTAEPFRLRSQSRDARRRMAEAKGQKLLKGGSYLCHESYCHRYRIAARSGNTPDSTSGHTGFRVVYDRPPT; encoded by the coding sequence GTGCCTGAGAAGGCCTGCTGCCAACCCCCCAGCCCGCCGCGACCGGCGGCCCAGACCCGGCGACTGCCCCGCACGGATAGGTCGGGACGGCGTGACCCCGATGTGGTGCACGTGCCCGGTGGGCGCGCCCTGTTAGGAACCGCCCGCCCCCTGATCGTTCCGGATGCCGAGGGCCCGCTGACCCATAAACGCGTGCGTGATCTTTGGTGGGAACGGGGGGCTGTCAGCATTGCTGCCTACCGGGCATTTGTGGATGCTACGGGGCATGTCACACTGGCCGAACAGTTCGGCTGGTCCTTTGTCTTTCACACCCACCTGCCCGGTGGCGCCGCGGGGACAGAGGGTATCGACGGGCTTGAATGGTGGCGCAAAATTAACGGGGCCAGCTGGGCCAGACCCTTCGGGCCGGATGTCACCGACATTGATGAAACCCTGCCTGCCACGCATATCGCCTGGGACGACGCCCGGGCCTATGCCGCATGGATGGGCGGCCGCTTGCCCAAAGAGGCGGAATGGGAACATGCCGCCCGCGGCGGGCTGGGCGATGTCCGTTATCCGTGGGGCGATGACGATCCGGACGACACCACGTTCCTGCCCTGCAATATCTGGCAAGGGCATTTCCCGATGCAGGATACCGGCGCCGATGGTTTTGCCGGGCCGGCGCCGGTGCTGGCGCTGGCGCCAAACGGGTATGGATTGCACCACATGGTTGGCAACGTCTGGGAATGGACGGCAGAGCCATTCCGGCTGCGATCCCAAAGCCGCGACGCCCGCCGCCGCATGGCCGAGGCGAAGGGACAAAAACTGCTGAAGGGCGGATCATATCTGTGCCACGAAAGCTATTGCCACCGCTACCGTATCGCTGCGCGGTCGGGAAACACGCCCGACAGTACAAGCGGGCATACCGGGTTTCGCGTGGTCTATGACCGACCGCCGACCTGA
- a CDS encoding sulfatase-like hydrolase/transferase, with the protein MTDRKNMVLFVTDQWRWDTLNAPGHPAKLPHLKAFEKTATNFVNAFTTVPLCTPARGSLFTGKLPHQNGTMDNVQGTSFYPHGKLHPAQTTYLERLRDDGYHVTFIGKWHLGDGTIHDRGIDDVILSDGGDLALMNTSDVRFAEPRKSPYYGTITDGIPLDERRVDAAIHKLADLAKKDQPFCLVVCLHGPHFPHHVPAEYVALYDDLPSDFVPDNWCPQFSEVGKPVAQSASYWPCQDTSHMTAEDWRRTAQHYWGFCSYIDAMFGRLTDAVSAHGLDDSTAIAFTADHGEMLGAHGWFDKGPFFYDEVMRIPMLIRAPGDTGGATSDAFVSFRDLFPTMIARSGGTDLLRTDEFARSYWETTADHATYVYDAYQGRQFRFRGIRGARYKYAWSPHDIEELYDLETDPQERHNLAGQPQIAAVQADLKARLFDWMHAEGDWLAGPGHHPPVGSYIDGRDRAEQHNHHPN; encoded by the coding sequence ATGACAGATCGCAAGAACATGGTTCTTTTTGTGACCGACCAATGGCGTTGGGACACGTTGAACGCGCCGGGGCATCCCGCCAAGCTGCCCCATCTGAAAGCATTCGAAAAAACCGCAACGAATTTCGTCAATGCCTTCACGACAGTTCCCCTGTGCACACCCGCCCGTGGCAGTCTGTTTACCGGCAAGCTGCCGCACCAGAACGGCACCATGGATAATGTGCAGGGAACGTCCTTTTACCCGCATGGCAAGCTGCACCCCGCCCAGACCACCTATCTGGAACGATTGCGCGATGACGGCTATCACGTCACGTTCATTGGCAAGTGGCATCTGGGCGACGGCACGATCCATGATCGCGGTATTGACGATGTCATTCTCAGCGATGGTGGTGATCTGGCCCTGATGAATACCAGCGACGTGCGGTTCGCCGAACCACGTAAATCCCCCTATTACGGCACGATCACAGACGGTATCCCGCTGGATGAAAGGCGCGTTGATGCGGCCATCCACAAACTGGCCGATCTCGCCAAAAAGGATCAGCCGTTCTGCCTGGTGGTCTGTCTGCATGGGCCTCATTTCCCCCACCATGTCCCCGCAGAATATGTGGCACTTTATGATGATCTGCCGTCGGATTTCGTACCGGATAACTGGTGTCCGCAATTCTCGGAGGTGGGCAAGCCCGTGGCGCAATCTGCATCCTATTGGCCCTGTCAGGACACGTCACATATGACGGCAGAGGATTGGCGCCGCACTGCGCAGCATTATTGGGGCTTTTGTTCCTATATCGACGCCATGTTCGGACGGTTGACAGATGCGGTATCCGCGCATGGGCTGGACGACAGTACCGCCATCGCATTCACTGCCGATCATGGCGAAATGCTGGGCGCGCATGGCTGGTTCGACAAGGGACCGTTCTTTTATGATGAAGTGATGCGTATTCCGATGCTGATCCGCGCGCCTGGCGATACGGGCGGGGCGACCTCGGATGCGTTTGTCAGTTTCCGCGACCTTTTTCCCACCATGATTGCGCGCAGCGGCGGCACTGACTTGCTACGCACGGATGAGTTCGCCCGCAGTTATTGGGAAACAACGGCAGATCACGCGACATATGTCTATGATGCCTATCAAGGGCGCCAGTTCCGCTTTCGCGGCATTCGCGGTGCGCGCTACAAATACGCGTGGAGCCCGCATGACATCGAAGAGCTGTATGATCTGGAGACCGACCCGCAAGAGCGCCATAATCTTGCAGGGCAGCCACAGATCGCGGCGGTTCAGGCGGATCTGAAGGCCAGGCTGTTCGATTGGATGCACGCCGAAGGTGACTGGCTGGCCGGGCCTGGGCATCATCCGCCCGTGGGCAGCTATATTGACGGGCGCGACAGGGCCGAGCAGCATAACCATCACCCAAATTGA
- a CDS encoding mandelate racemase/muconate lactonizing enzyme family protein: protein MESSSASDVETAAITPLPSTSRDAQIAKIETILARVGVRNQLLIRVETNDGLIGWGESGLSSREQAVAAVVADFARFLIGQDSRQIGRIWQEAYRSQYFEGGRVLTAAISAIDIALHDILGKRLGVPVYQLLGGKQRDVVPSFASFMAADVDQALADTRTLVNDGWDCVRIYPAGFDSGSTFNPRTTLDKTVKILTVMRQEFGRNLTIGIDLHHRYTPAEIASFCNMLPAGTLDFLEEPIRCETPEAYEMLRRMTNIPFAVGEEFASKWQAGPYLDKALTQYMRLDICNIGGFTEAMKVAGWSERHYIDLMPHNPLGPICTAASVHMSAAVPNFSWLETRQSSVENLGFHDQALFPVQVALEGAVYVVPDTPGLGVDVDEDALRNANASHVECPHLSRPDGSVTNW, encoded by the coding sequence GTGGAAAGCTCATCCGCAAGCGACGTCGAAACAGCGGCAATCACACCGCTGCCATCAACGTCCCGCGACGCGCAAATCGCCAAAATCGAAACCATTCTGGCACGTGTCGGGGTGCGCAATCAGCTTTTGATCCGTGTCGAAACAAATGACGGGCTGATCGGTTGGGGCGAATCCGGTCTGTCGTCACGCGAACAGGCCGTGGCTGCGGTTGTTGCGGATTTTGCCCGCTTTCTGATCGGACAGGACTCGCGCCAGATCGGGCGCATCTGGCAGGAAGCCTACCGCAGTCAGTATTTCGAAGGCGGGCGGGTGCTGACGGCTGCGATCTCGGCCATCGACATCGCGCTGCATGACATTCTGGGCAAGCGCCTTGGTGTGCCGGTCTATCAGCTGCTGGGCGGCAAGCAGCGCGATGTTGTGCCCAGTTTTGCAAGCTTCATGGCCGCTGATGTTGATCAGGCGCTGGCAGATACCCGCACCCTTGTGAATGACGGCTGGGATTGCGTGCGCATCTATCCGGCAGGGTTCGACAGCGGCAGCACGTTCAATCCGCGTACCACCCTGGACAAGACCGTCAAAATCCTGACCGTGATGCGCCAGGAATTCGGCCGCAACCTGACCATCGGGATCGACCTGCACCACCGGTATACCCCGGCTGAAATTGCCAGTTTCTGCAACATGCTGCCTGCTGGCACGCTGGATTTTCTCGAAGAGCCGATCCGCTGCGAAACACCTGAAGCTTACGAAATGCTGCGCCGCATGACGAATATCCCCTTCGCGGTAGGCGAGGAATTTGCGTCAAAATGGCAGGCGGGTCCTTACCTCGATAAGGCGCTGACCCAGTATATGCGCCTGGATATCTGCAACATTGGCGGTTTCACCGAGGCGATGAAAGTCGCCGGCTGGAGCGAGCGTCACTATATCGACCTGATGCCGCATAACCCGCTTGGCCCGATCTGCACCGCGGCAAGTGTGCATATGTCCGCGGCAGTTCCAAATTTCAGCTGGCTTGAGACGCGTCAATCAAGCGTCGAAAACCTCGGTTTTCATGACCAAGCCCTTTTTCCGGTTCAAGTCGCGCTGGAGGGCGCGGTTTACGTCGTGCCGGACACGCCCGGCCTGGGGGTCGACGTCGACGAAGATGCACTGCGGAACGCAAATGCATCACATGTTGAATGCCCCCATCTCAGCCGGCCTGATGGATCAGTGACCAACTGGTGA
- a CDS encoding ABC transporter substrate-binding protein, with translation MNMVKSTKRYLVSSVAALGLCALGALPAFAEDYAQAPFFDAAVESGDLPPVDERLPANPLVLETLGSIGEYGGTMRRAILGGGDQHNIVRTIAHENLVRWSADWTEVKPNIAESWEVSEDATTFTFTLREGMRWSDGAPFTADDVMFWYEIFSDERLTPSKHPIYVGPEGPVAVTKVDDTTVEFKFGSPNGLFINNMAYGFGYYPVNYPKHYLSQFHIDHNPDGIQALIDAEPAAAGWVSLFNLKAGPMHTPAFWQNPDRPTLHPWKLQNAYGASDRVVAERNPYFWKVDADGNQLPYFDAITWDQVEDPETILLKAFNGEIDYMNRHLGRPANRAVLTDNMERGQYGFFDTNDLPSNGAILMLNLNNPDPVKNAIVNDLNFRIGLSHAVNRQEIIDLIYFGSGRAAQTAPQPVSPLYDEEMATQFTEYNPDLAAEYLDKAGLTEMDADGYRLDPNGERFTLVFLTADVFGAQFPDVLELVASYARDVGIDIQIRVSDRARLQEIAASAEHDAYIWNCAGGQSDAYTSPECYLPFGTAVYWAPEWAKWGVDPSTGIEPPQHIKDLFVAYDEVKAAATPEQRQAEMEELLEMSKALLLTVGLVQSDPAFGVARNNVRNHPNPLPISGQLWYPSPYVSQMYYEGGKSLP, from the coding sequence ATGAATATGGTGAAGTCGACAAAGAGATATCTGGTGTCCAGCGTTGCCGCCCTGGGCCTGTGCGCCTTGGGTGCGCTGCCTGCCTTTGCAGAGGATTACGCGCAAGCACCGTTCTTTGATGCGGCAGTGGAGTCAGGTGACTTGCCCCCGGTGGACGAACGTCTGCCCGCCAATCCGCTGGTGCTTGAGACGCTTGGTTCTATCGGGGAATATGGCGGCACGATGCGCCGGGCCATTCTGGGCGGCGGTGACCAGCACAACATCGTGCGGACCATCGCGCATGAAAATCTGGTCCGCTGGTCCGCCGACTGGACCGAGGTCAAACCCAACATCGCCGAAAGCTGGGAAGTCTCGGAAGATGCGACCACATTTACCTTCACGCTCCGCGAAGGGATGCGTTGGTCGGATGGCGCGCCCTTCACTGCGGATGACGTCATGTTCTGGTACGAGATTTTCTCGGACGAGCGGCTGACACCATCCAAGCACCCGATCTATGTTGGCCCCGAAGGCCCGGTAGCGGTGACCAAGGTTGATGACACAACTGTCGAATTCAAGTTCGGGTCCCCAAATGGGCTGTTCATCAACAACATGGCCTATGGTTTTGGCTACTATCCGGTCAACTACCCCAAGCATTATCTGTCGCAATTCCACATTGATCATAACCCTGACGGCATTCAGGCATTGATTGATGCCGAACCGGCAGCCGCTGGCTGGGTGTCACTGTTCAACCTCAAGGCCGGCCCAATGCACACCCCCGCATTCTGGCAAAACCCTGACCGGCCCACATTGCACCCCTGGAAGCTGCAAAATGCCTATGGCGCATCCGACCGTGTCGTGGCCGAGCGCAACCCGTATTTCTGGAAAGTCGATGCGGACGGCAATCAGCTGCCCTATTTTGACGCAATCACATGGGATCAGGTCGAGGACCCCGAGACGATCCTGCTGAAGGCGTTCAATGGCGAAATCGACTACATGAACCGCCATCTGGGTCGCCCGGCAAACCGCGCCGTGCTGACCGACAATATGGAGCGGGGCCAATACGGGTTCTTTGACACCAACGATCTGCCATCCAACGGCGCGATCCTGATGCTGAACCTCAACAACCCGGACCCGGTCAAGAACGCCATCGTGAACGATCTGAACTTCCGCATCGGCCTGAGCCATGCGGTGAACAGGCAGGAAATCATCGACCTGATCTATTTCGGGTCCGGCCGCGCGGCGCAGACCGCACCACAGCCGGTATCGCCCCTTTATGATGAGGAAATGGCAACACAGTTTACCGAGTATAATCCCGATCTGGCGGCCGAATATCTCGACAAGGCGGGCCTGACGGAAATGGACGCCGACGGGTATCGTCTTGATCCCAATGGCGAGCGCTTCACCCTCGTCTTCCTGACGGCTGACGTGTTTGGTGCGCAATTCCCCGATGTGCTGGAACTTGTGGCCTCTTACGCCCGCGATGTGGGCATCGACATCCAGATCCGCGTCAGCGACCGTGCCCGCCTGCAAGAGATTGCGGCCAGCGCAGAACATGACGCCTATATCTGGAACTGTGCCGGTGGACAGTCCGACGCCTATACCTCGCCGGAATGCTATCTGCCATTTGGCACGGCCGTCTACTGGGCCCCTGAATGGGCCAAGTGGGGTGTTGACCCCAGCACCGGTATCGAACCCCCACAGCACATCAAGGACCTCTTCGTCGCCTATGACGAGGTCAAGGCCGCTGCCACGCCGGAACAGCGTCAGGCCGAAATGGAAGAACTTCTGGAAATGTCCAAGGCACTGTTACTGACCGTTGGTCTGGTGCAAAGCGATCCTGCCTTTGGTGTGGCGCGTAACAACGTGCGCAACCACCCCAATCCGCTGCCGATCTCCGGCCAGCTTTGGTATCCGTCGCCTTACGTTAGCCAGATGTACTACGAGGGTGGCAAATCACTGCCGTAA
- a CDS encoding ABC transporter permease — MIGYFYRRILYMIPTVFLVSIVTFIIIQLPPGDYLDTLAAELSDSGGLDTGTLQALRDQYGLGQPMYIQYWKWITGILFQGDFGLSFEKNLPVNELIWDRLGWTFAISLLTLLFIWAVALPIGIYSAVRKYSVGDYAATFFGFIGLAVPNFLLALVMMYVAFKYFGQSVGGLVSPEYIDAPWAWDKFVDLMKHIWMPIVVVGTSGAAALIRIMRANLLDELYRPYVVTARAKGMSEFQLLMKYPVRVALNPFISTIGWILPTLVSGEIIVAVVMNLPTTGPMLLRALLVQDMYLAGSLILIVSLLTVLGTLISDLLLAWIDPRIRYQ; from the coding sequence ATGATCGGATATTTCTATCGCCGCATCCTTTATATGATCCCGACTGTGTTTCTGGTCTCTATCGTGACCTTCATCATCATCCAGCTGCCGCCCGGGGACTATCTCGATACGCTCGCCGCAGAGCTGAGCGATAGCGGCGGTCTGGATACCGGCACGTTGCAGGCGCTGCGTGATCAGTATGGGCTGGGGCAGCCCATGTATATCCAATACTGGAAATGGATCACCGGTATCCTGTTTCAGGGCGATTTCGGCCTGTCATTTGAAAAGAACCTGCCGGTCAATGAACTGATCTGGGATCGGCTGGGCTGGACCTTTGCGATTTCGCTGCTGACGTTGCTGTTCATCTGGGCGGTGGCCCTGCCAATTGGCATCTATTCAGCGGTGCGCAAATATTCGGTCGGGGATTACGCGGCCACGTTCTTTGGGTTCATCGGGCTGGCTGTCCCCAACTTTCTGCTGGCTCTGGTGATGATGTATGTGGCGTTCAAGTATTTCGGCCAAAGTGTCGGCGGGCTGGTCAGCCCGGAATATATCGACGCGCCCTGGGCCTGGGACAAGTTCGTCGATCTGATGAAACATATCTGGATGCCGATTGTCGTGGTGGGCACATCAGGTGCGGCTGCGTTGATCCGCATCATGCGCGCCAACCTTCTGGACGAGCTTTATCGCCCCTATGTCGTCACCGCCCGGGCCAAGGGGATGTCCGAGTTTCAGCTATTGATGAAATACCCTGTCCGGGTCGCGCTTAATCCGTTCATCTCGACCATCGGATGGATTCTGCCCACCCTTGTGTCGGGCGAGATCATTGTGGCGGTTGTGATGAACCTGCCGACCACTGGCCCGATGCTGCTGCGCGCGCTGCTGGTGCAGGACATGTATCTGGCAGGCTCGCTGATCCTGATTGTCAGCCTGCTGACCGTTCTGGGCACCCTGATTTCCGACCTGCTGCTGGCCTGGATTGATCCAAGGATACGCTACCAATGA
- a CDS encoding ABC transporter permease, with protein sequence MSTHATDLPEPQDDVRMPALLGPTALMWRKFKRHRVAYISLWVVVFIYVLALFGEFFTTTDIDETNVRAPFAPPMGVSLFVEDEDGTSTFQLHAKGLKLELDREAMRRTFVQDPEKIIPLGFFVQGYEYELLGLIPMTTHFFGPKDPRDRVYFWGADRLGRDIYSRIIMGTRISMSIGLVGVAFSLFIGVSLGGISGYYGGWIDNAIQRLIEFIRSIPTIPLWMGLAAAIPLGWPPLRTYFVVTLIVSMIGWTGLAREVRGKFLSLRNEDFIVAARLDGLTDWEVIWKHMVPSFSSHIIASLTLAVPLMILAETSLSFLGIGLQPPIVSWGTLLKEAQNIRTIIQAPWLLIAPGTMIVVAVLALNFLGDGLRDAADPNAH encoded by the coding sequence ATGAGTACGCACGCCACAGACCTGCCCGAGCCACAAGATGATGTGCGGATGCCCGCCCTGCTGGGGCCAACCGCCCTGATGTGGCGCAAGTTCAAACGACATCGTGTGGCCTATATCAGCCTGTGGGTGGTCGTTTTCATCTACGTTCTGGCCCTTTTCGGAGAGTTCTTCACCACGACCGATATTGATGAAACCAACGTGCGGGCCCCCTTTGCGCCCCCGATGGGTGTTTCACTATTCGTCGAGGATGAAGACGGAACATCGACATTTCAGTTGCATGCCAAGGGTCTGAAACTGGAACTGGATCGCGAGGCGATGCGCCGCACCTTCGTGCAAGACCCCGAAAAGATCATACCGCTTGGCTTTTTCGTACAGGGATACGAATATGAGCTGCTGGGCCTCATCCCGATGACGACCCACTTTTTCGGCCCGAAAGATCCGCGTGATCGGGTCTATTTCTGGGGCGCTGACAGGCTGGGCCGGGATATCTACAGCCGGATCATCATGGGAACGCGCATTTCGATGTCCATCGGGCTGGTTGGTGTGGCGTTTTCGCTGTTCATCGGCGTCTCGCTTGGCGGCATTTCGGGCTATTACGGGGGATGGATCGACAACGCCATTCAGCGGCTGATCGAATTCATCCGGTCTATCCCGACAATCCCGCTCTGGATGGGGCTGGCGGCTGCGATCCCGTTGGGCTGGCCACCGTTGCGCACTTATTTCGTGGTGACCTTGATTGTCTCGATGATCGGCTGGACCGGGCTCGCCCGGGAAGTCAGGGGCAAATTCTTGAGCCTGCGCAACGAGGATTTCATCGTTGCAGCACGGCTGGACGGATTGACCGACTGGGAAGTGATCTGGAAACATATGGTGCCCAGCTTTTCCAGCCATATCATCGCATCGCTGACACTTGCCGTGCCTTTGATGATTTTGGCCGAAACCTCGCTGTCCTTTCTGGGGATCGGATTGCAGCCCCCCATCGTCAGCTGGGGAACCTTGCTGAAAGAGGCGCAGAATATCCGGACAATTATTCAGGCCCCGTGGCTGCTGATCGCCCCCGGCACGATGATTGTTGTTGCAGTGCTGGCACTGAACTTTCTAGGGGACGGACTTCGTGATGCCGCAGACCCAAATGCACACTGA